A region of the Synechococcus sp. PCC 7502 genome:
GATATTCAAGGAAGTGCGCTCGTGATATTGAGATTTGTTCATATTTTTCTCCTACTCCTGTCAATAAACCCATAGACTAAAAAAAGATGTAGATGTTCATTTAGGTTTGCTAATGTTTTTATTAGTGATTTTTAGCAATGGCGATCGCCTCCAGTAATAAATCTTGTTCCGCCAGCATACTAGCAAGGCTTTCAGCATCTGGATGATCCCAACCTAAAAGATGTAAAAAGCCGTGGGCGGCTAGCCACACTAATTCCCAATTAGTTGAATGTCCCCGCTCTAATGCTTGATTGATAGCAGTAGGGACAGAGATAACAATATCCCCCAAATACACTGGTTCCAAGTTCATGGCTAAGGCTGGTACGTCAGTCTCTAGGGCAGCAAATGCTAAAACATCTGTGGGACGATCTTGGAAACGATATTGGCGGTTTAAAGCCTGAATTGACCGATCATCGGTAAGTAATAACGAAGCTTCGTAGTCTGTTGAGGTAATTTCCACCTTGGGGGTAAGCAGATTTAGCCATACCTGAAACCAATATTGCCAAGGCTGAATGTCTATGGAGTCTAGTGCATCTAGTTGGGCGATCTCTGGGTTCAGTTCTACGTTAAGTTCGATATTTAATTTAGTATTTACAGAGTTAGTCAAAGCTGTGAGTCCAAGCTAGAGAGCTTCAAATTAATTGATTATTGATTATTCAGGGATACTAACTGATTTCCTTACTTAGCTGAATTGCCAAGTCTTAGATTATCAAGTTTAAATAAGTATTAAGGATATTAGGTCTAATAACTGTGATGGTTGGTACAGACGCAGGTGATTGTGATCACTAGCGAAATACTACGGCTAAAGCAACTAGGACAGCAATTAATCCCACACTAGTTAAGAGAAAGTGAAATATAGAAGTGCCACGCTTTTTGACCATATTCCGCATTGCCAATTTGACGTAACTGGGTGCCGGAGTAACTGGAGTGGGGGAGTCTGGTTCAATATTCATAGAATTTGCGGTTTTTAATCAAGCTTGACACTACCATTTTCTACCTGCAAAATTTGGGCTGAATTTAGCCAACCGCCATCAAAGACACTGAGGTGAGTACTAGTAATAATGGTTTGGACTCGATCTCCGATCGCATTCAGTAAACAATTTTGCCTTTGCAGGTCTAATTCAGCCAAAACATCATCTAGAAGCAGTAAAGGAGGTTCACCAATCACGGATTCTATAAGTTCTAGCTCCGCTAATTTTAACGCAAGTACCAATGTCCTTTGTTGTCCTTGGGAGCCATATTCCTTGGCGGGAGTGTGATTAATCCTCAAACTCACCTCGTCTCGATGCGGTCCAACTAGACTTGTACCCTGCTGCTGCTCGGAGATCGCTTTGCCCTGAAGTTGCTCTAAAAATGCTGCTTGGATTGACTCTACAGGATCGGCATCATTAAATTCAAATTTAGGCGTATAAACAATATCCACCCATTCCTGTCCACCGCTAATACTATTGTGCCAAGTTCGAGCCAGTGGTGTCAGCCTTTGGATTAACCGCGAGCGCCGCCGCATCAATCTTGTCCCCGTGGTCACTAGTTGGGTATTCCATGCTGTCAATTGTTCGGGATCATTAGCTAATTTGCCTTGGCGTATGCCTTTGAGTAGGGCATTGCGTTGGCGTAAAATTTGGTTGTATTGCTGCAAAAAGCTTAAATACACTGGCTCTAGCTGAATTAACACATTATCGAGCCAATCTCGACGGCATTCGGGGCTGCCCCGTACTAATTCTAGATCAAGGCTGGAAAAATATACAGCGTTAACATGCCCTAAAAATTCCAGATGACGGCTGAGGTTCACCCCATTGAGAATTAAACTCCGTCTGCCTTCTTGACGTAAGCGCATTACCATTTCTACTTCAAAGAGCGATCGCTGGCAAATAGCTTTAATTTCCGCACTAACTTCACCATCTTTAACTAAATCTCGATCTCGGCTCACCCTTGGCGATCGCAGAGTTGAAAGCAGTTGGATCGCTTCTAAAAGGTTAGATTTTCCCTGAGCATTATTGCCCAAAATAATCGTTTTAGGTGCAGTAAACCTCACAACTTGGTCAACATAGTTACGAAATTGCTTGAGATAGAGTGTATTTATATGCACGGTAAATTTTTTTGAACTTTTGGTTATTTAAGTCACATACTTGGAATACTAAAGACTTTAGAGTAATAGACCAAGCTTTGAAAAATAAGGCTAAAAATCGAACTAAAAATTGAATACTATAAAGTCCTAATTAAGTCCATGCCCCCAACTCCCAAGACAGTCTTAATGTTGCAGCTAGATGAACAGCAAGGAAGAATCTGGGATGCTGCACTTCAATCTCAAGGTATCCAAGTTGACTGGCGACCTGCAAATGTTGATGTGGTTGAAATGTTGAAGACAATTGATGCTAAAGCTCTGCCAGACCTATTGATTATGGATATTGGGGTTAAGAGTCCTACTTCCAATAGTTTGCAGGTGGTACCAGTATGTCAATGGTGTCGAAGTTTAAGTACCCCACTTAAGGTCTTATTATTAAACTCTAACTCCAATCAAATTAAGGCATATGAAGAAAAATGGGCAACAGGAAAATGTGGAGCGATTGGAATTGTCCCTAAGCTAACTCAGGCTACCCTTGGCAGTACGATAGGTTTAGTGAGCAGCATCCTTTCTAGAACCCTAAAACAAGAATCCCTAGATGAAGTGGCTCTGTTAATTGCTGATATTTACACCGAAAACCTAGAGTTTGAAATTACCAAAATTAAAAACGAGATCGCCGCATCTGCTCCACCTGAGATCACTCCCAAAGCCACACCTGTAGTAACCTATCGAGGGGCTGCCATTGATACTCCTAAACCAGAAGAATCTCTATCCGATACCAGAATTCAACCCCCCTCTGAAACTACCCCTGTTCCTGAGGCACCTAAACCCAAGGTCACTACTTACCGAGGCGTAAAGGTAAAAAAAATACAGTGGTAAAAAGCATTTATAAAAAGCTAAGAGGCGCTAGTTTGGGTAATCTGTTGTTGGATCTGCGGCGAATATAAACGTAAATAATTCCAGTAATTTCCCAACACGCGCTCAACATAGCCTTTGGTTTCATCGTAGGGAATCCGTTGCACAAATTCATCGGGATCGATCGCTCCCCAAGCATTAACCCATTGTTGCACCCTACCTGGACCAGCATTATAACTGGCTACAGCAAGCATAGTGTTATCACCAAATTTACGATGGGTGTAGTCTAAATACCATGTGCCGAATTCCACATTTTGGGCGGGATTATTTAAAGAATAATTAGGTGATTTCTTTTTACTACTGATCCATGCGCCTGTATCAGGCATGATTTGCATTAACCCAATTGCTCCCGAACTTGAGACAATTTGAGATTCAAATCTAGATTCTTGACGGATTAAACCAACGACCAAAGCGACTGGCAGATTATTAGAACTTGACCACTGCGTAATTTGCTCCCAGTAGGGTAAGGGATAGAGGCTTTGCCTAAACGTTGGTTGTTGCAGAATTTGCTTGATTTCCGCTTTTTCTTGGGCAGTAACATCTAGCCAATACATACTTTCAATTTGCCGCAGTCCCCGTAAATTATCATTTACCCCCACACGTAATACGCCATCTGTAAAAATGGCTTTGGCGGTCTTCAGTGATTTCCCCCTAGTTTCAAATTGCCAGCGATCGCTAGCGTCTTGATCCTGCCCTAATATGTATAGCTCTTGTAAAACTGCTGATCCTGCTGGAAGTGTCTGACGAAATTGGGGCTGATTAAGGGGCAAGCTCACATTGCGGAGAGTGGTAAAGTCGCCCACCTGCCAACCTAACTGTACTGCCGATCGCCAAGCAAAATAAGAATCGGGCTGCTTACTAATGACTGCCTGAAATAAGCGATTTGCCTTACTTTGATCCCCTAGGGACTTTGCCCATTTGCCTCCCCAATAACCAGCTTCTGCAGCAATTTCCGACTGCGGATTATTCGTAATAATCTTTTGACTTAGAGCGATCGCCCCTTGGTAATTTCGATTTTTAGCCAGTTGTTGAGCAGATCGCCAAGCTAGGATACCAGCCTCATTACTCTGGGGATAACGAGCCAGAATTAGGTTACGGGTAGTTGTGGCTTGATTGTTCCCTAGTTTTTCTAAAAGGTTAACTTTTTTGAGTAATCCCTCTGCCGCCGTATCGGGGTAAATGGTAACAAGGCGATCGCTCAGTCTATTCACTTCAGGTAATTCATTTTTAGCACTGGCAATGTCAATCATCCGTAATACTGCCCTAGGCGCAAGGGGATGGGTGGGAAATTGCTGAACTAACCGACTATAAATAGACTTGGCATCATTGGGGCGATTGGCACGTTGTAAACTCCGACCCCACAGGTATAAATTATCGGGATCAACCTCTGCCCCCGCATAGGCTAAATTGGCTTTACCATATTCCCTGCGTTCAAAATAGCCCTTAGCGATCGCCGACCACTGACTAGGATTAAGCCTACTTTTGTAAGTAGTAATTAACCGATTAAAGATGGGGACAATAGCTGGATCATCATTGAAATAGACCGCCATTTGGGTCAGCAGTTCAAAGCGATTGGGATTTTTAGCTAATTCTGTTTTTAAGATCGATCGCGATCGGGGATGGGAGGGAAATTTTGCCAATACCTCCGATGAACGCCCTAAAGCATTTAAAGCTTCAGCCGCAGCAAACCCTTGGGGATAGGTACTTAAAATTTGGTTCCAGCTATCCTTTGCCTGACTAGGGTTAATCATTGCCAAAGCTTGCGATCGCTTCCAACTAATATACTCAGCTAAAATTGGGTATTCCTGATCCAACCCGTTAAGTAAAGCCAAAGCTACTTGTGGGCGGCGATTAGCTAAGTAAATATTTGCTAAGACATAGCGACTCCGACTACGATCAAGGCTTAACTCCGAGGCCTGTGATCGCCGTTCCAATTCTAAAAGCCGTTGAGATACAGGCAAACCCGAAGCTAGATTAAAAGTTGGAGATTCTGGGGTAATGGTGGCAGCCTCAGAAATGTTAGTTTTAGTTACCTCAGGGGAATTGAAGGAATTATAAATTGACCAACCCCCAACTACTAAGGCTGCACTTGTAGCTAGAACTGACCATCGGATGATTTGCTTCATTGACCTGCTGCCTAAAGTGAATATTGATTAATTAGATTCTTGGGTGAATACAGATAGCCTAAGATTTTAGATTAAGCTTAACGCCTTAGACAAGAATATCCGAAATATTAAAATATAAGACTTTGGTTCTCAGGATACCCTTTCATATATTTATTAGCCCCAAAGTAACCAATCAAAATAGCTAAACCATATCTGAAGCAAAATATACACAAGGTTTATCAGTTTTAGTCATAATAGATAGAAACTACTAATTCTTGTGAGCCCATGACTGCCACCTTGTTACAATCTCTTGAAACCCCGATCGTAGATTCCGCTTCCGATTTTGATCGCTATGTTATGGATACCTACGCTCGTTTTCCGATCGCCCTGGAGCGTGGAGAGGGTTGTAAGGTTTGGGATACTAACGGCAAAGAATATCTAGACTTTGTAGCGGGAATTGCCACCTGTACCCTAGGGCATGCCCATCCAGCCATGATCAAAGCCGTAACCGAGCAGATGCAAAAATTGCATCACGTTTCTAATCTTTACTACCTAGCACCTCAAGGTGATTTAGCTAAATGGTTAGTCCAAAATTCCTGTGCGGATAAAGCCTTTTTCTGTAATTCTGGTGCAGAGGCAAACGAAGGCGCAATTAAACTTGCCCGTAAATATGCCCATACCAAGTTGGGTATTGAAGACCCTGTAATTTTAACCGCTAATGCTAGTTTCCACGGACGTACCCTTGCTACAATTACCGCTACTGGACAACCTAAGTACCAAAAGAATTTTGCGCCCTTAGTTCCAGGGTTTGATTATATTGACTATAACGATATTGCCGCCCTTGAAGCAGCAGTCACCAAGTATAAAGGCAGACTATGTGCAATTATGCTGGAGGCATTACAAGGAGAAGGTGGAGTTCGTCCGGGCGATCGCGCCTATTTCCAAAGAATTAGAGAAATCTGCGATGAACATAAAATCCTACTAATCCTCGATGAAGTCCAAGTGGGCATGGGACGCAGTGGCAAGCTCTGGGGCTACGAAAATTTAGGCATTCAACCCGATGTATTTACAACAGCTAAGGGTTTAGGTGGTGGGATTCCCATTGGGGCGATGCTTTGCAAGTCTAGTTGTGACGTGTTTGTTCCTGGCGATCACGCTAGTACCTTTGGTGGTAATCCCTTTGCCTGTCATGTGGCTTTAACTGTATGTCAAACCATTGTGGATGATAATTTGATTGCCAATGCCCGTGAGCGTGGTCAACAGCTAAAATCTGGCTTAGAAGCGATCGCTCAAAAATATCCCGATAAAATTGAAACCGTAAGAGGTTGGGGCTTAATTGTTGGTTTGGTAATTAAAGAATCTGCCAGCTTAACTTCCCGCGATATTGTCCAAGGTGCCATTGAGCGTGGCTTACTACTAGTGCCTGCTGGGTTAAAAGTCGCAAGATTCGTTCCGCCATTAATTGTTAGTGCTGAGGAAATTGATCAGGCGATCGCTGTGATCGATCAGGTTCTAGATTCTTTTTAATTCCCACTAAAGTTTTGTATTCTCGGCAGTGAGATAATAGAAATCAGCAAGTAATTCATTATTTAGTTATGACGATTGCGATCGCTCCTCCCGAACTAAATTTAAATATTCTCCACCAAGTCTGGACTCCTGCGTCGTGGGATAGTTTTTTAGCGATTTCAGAAAACCCTGATTACGACAAAGCTAAGTTTTATTACTATCACGGAAGTTACTTTTTAGAAATGGGAGTTGGATCAGATCACGCTTTTGATAACGATTTCGTTGGCTTTTTAATTAATCTCTATTGCATGATCCAAAAGATTCCTGTTAAAGGATTTACCAACTGTAGTTATCGCAAACAAGGAATCCAAGAATGCCAGCCTGATAGTTCCTATTATCTTGGAGATCATTACCCTAAAGGAAGTTCGGTCGTGAATCTCGATCTCGTACCGCCGCCAGATTTGGTAATTGAAATCGCTGACACCTCCATTAATTCAGACTTGGGCATTAAGCGTTTACTCTACGAAGAGATGGGAGTGAAAGAATATTGGGTTGTAGATGTCCAGAGTTTGAAAATCACGGCATTTCGGATTTTGGGTAATTTAGGCAGCGATCGCCTCAGCACATCCCAAGTTATAACTGGATTGCCTTTAGTTCTATTAGAAGAGGCACTGCAACGCAGTCGAGACAGTAATAACGCCCAAGTCGGGGCATGGTTTATGGAGCAGATAAAAACTTGATTATCTGTATTTAAGCCTAAACGTTACAAATATCACTAAAATACCGCTCTCGCAAGTAATTCTAAGGGTTATGGTTTTGCGATCGCCTCTTAAGTTATTTTAGAGAAGAAGTCAGGAAATTAAGGCGGTAAATGTATTAGCTGTTACTTTGAGATTTGTTAAGCAAAACTAGGATTAGTACAGCTATGTTTTAGCCCTAGTCGGGAAGTAACGAGGTTATATGAAAAAAATTATATATTTAATGTACAGCGACAATGAGCAGTTAAAGCTGTGGATGCAGTATTTATCCTCACCTGATCTAGAACTAGTTGTTGTTGAACCTGTTAATGATCTCGTTCAATTGCTAGAACAATTACCAATAGATAACTTGCCCAGTTTGATTTTACTGGATATGAGTATCCAATGTCCTAATAGCAATCTGTTACAAGCTAGTAAAGTTGGGCGATGGGTTAAGGAAAATCAATTATCGATCAAAATCATTTTGCAAACGGTACGTTCAGAAGCAGAAGTCACAACGGTTGAGCAACGGTGGGCAGAGAAGCAAGGAGCTTATTGTCTTTTACCAATGCTTAGCCCTAAAACCGCTAACTCTCAAGTTAGTCAGATTTATGAACACTTAAATCTAGTCATACCTGAAAGTATATCTGGGAAAATAGTTGACTCAATTCCTGATATGGGTACTGAAGAAGATTTAGATCATGAGAAGCTGTTGATTAGAGTCAAAGAGTTTTACGCTACTATCAATAAGTTTCAAGGGCTTTTACAAGTTAATAAGCAAACTATGGACACTTATGCTGCTTCTAAGCAAATTCGTACCCATCTTTCGGGTTTAGATAATGCTATTCAAGATTGTATTAGCGCCATCAGCTTAGATATCCAAAGGGAAAAACGGCGCAAGTTAGGAGAAAAATTTGCCCGACTCAACCGCAACTCCACTGGTATTAGGTCAGTACCGACAGGAATAAATAGCGGTAGATCGGCACTAATTGACTTTATGGTTGAATGATCAAATCTCCCTATACCTCTTCATCTTCGGCTTGAGATTGCATAACCGCAAGATAGGCATCTAACTCTTGGGTATTTACGAATACTTCGGACAGTGGTACAGCTTTGACAATATCAAATACCTTTTTAACCTGAGGGGAAAGATTTGTGAAAAATAACTTGCCACCCCTTGACTTCACAGCCTTACGAGTTTTAGCAAATATGCGTAACCCTGCACTAGAGACGTAGCTCAGTTTTTGTAAATCCAAAATTAGGATTTTAACTTCTGGACATGCTAGGTGACTTTGCACTGCTTTATCTAAGTCTGGGGAGGTAATAGTATCCAGTTCTCCATTCAAAGTTAGACAAACAGTCTGGGGATCAGCACTAGCAGTGTGAATTTGTAATGCCATAGTCTGTTAGATTGGGGTTGCTTGTCTAGGGTATTTTAGCAATAAGTTGGCAAACTGTGAGAATGTTCTTCCCATTTTCATGGATATAGTTCACTTTTTCCGATAGTTGCTGAACTAAGAAAAATCCTAATCCACCTTGCGATCGCCTATCGTCATCTCCATTTAAATCTGGGGCAGCTATTTCGGTAATCGGGTTAAAGGGTTTGCCGCCATCAATAAAAGTCATAGTTAAACGTTCGGCATCAAGCTCTAGTTGCAGATCAATATGTCCGCCTTGGGAGTTGGCATATCCATACTGAATAATATTGACAACTACTTCCTCCGCAATTAATTGAGCATCTTCAATGGATTCCATAGTTAATGCTGCGGCTGCTAAAATTTGACTCAAGTTTTGTCTTAATTTCTCTATGTCTGTTAACTCGCTATTAATACTAAGACTCCATTCCATAATATTTTCCTGCAAAAGAGGATGTAAGGGCAGATATTGCAAAACTAACAGGGTCATATCATCGGATTGGGGTGCTTCTCCCACAAAGCGATCGCAGAAATGCTGAACTGTACGAATGGTGCGGGTGGGATTAGAGGGAAGATGAAACTTAATAGTCTCGATCAAACGCTCATCGGTAAAAATTTCACCCTTAGAATTCATTGCTTCGGTAATGCCATCGGTATATAACAAAATTAAATCATTAGACTCTAATAAACATTCACTTTGTGTAAATATTGCATCTTCATATAGCCCAAGGGGAGAACCTGTGTCCAAATCTAGGCATGTAACCTGTTGATTTTTGATTAATAACGGCGCATCATGCCCTGCACTAGCATAAATAAACCTACCGCTATGCAGATCGAGAACACCACAAAATAGGGTGACAAATTGGCATTCATTATTATCCACACATAGCTCTCGATTGACGTTATGCAAAATTTCCGCAGGTGTACTAGAGGTTTTGGTTAATGCCCTAATCAAAGTGACTGTACATGCCATCATTAGAGCGGCGGGAAACCCTTTGCCAGCAACATCACCAATAATTAAACATAGGCGATCACTTCCCAATAAAAAGAAATCATAGAGATCACCTCCAACGATGCGGGCGGGTTTGAGTAAAGCGGAAATTTCGTAGGGAGCATTGGGAATACCCAGGATACTAGGTCGGGGTAGCATGGTGCGCTGAATCTCTGCCGCGAGGGTAATTTCACTTTCTAGTTTTTGTTTGGCAGCCGTGGTTTCTTGTAAATCTTGGATATGAGTAAGTAAAGAACTCTGCATGCGCCCAAAGGCTTGGGTTAGTCGGCCGACTTCATCAACGGATGTAACTGGGGGCAGTTTTGTGTCAAGATCGCCATGTGCCATCGCTTCCGTACTATCAATCAAAGCCCGCAAGGAACGGGTGGTAAGTCGGGAAATCATAGCAATAACCACCCACATTAATACCATATCCCTAGACATGGAGGCGATCGCCAACCAGAGATAATGCTGAAGGAAACGTTCTAATTCACTATTACTAAAAGCTACACCCACTTTCCAGTTTACAGATGGAACCTGCTGGGATATTTGCTTAAACAAATCATTCTGAGTCTTATTCTGAATCTGTGTGGTCGGCTTAACGATCCATTGGTTGGAGGGTGAGATCACAAAAGTTTCACCGAGTTTGAGAAAATTCACCTCATCAGGTTGGGTTAAGTACTTTTGCATTAAGGGGGTAATCCAATCTAGATTTACCTCCATAGCCAAAATGCCTGAAGTTATGGGAACGCAATAGGTAACACCTGATAACTGACTATTTAGTAAAGGATGGGGGGCTGTCCAATGGGGCTGTAGTTTATGCTCTTCTTTTTTATTAAAAAGACATTGGTTTTGCCACAATAACTGCTCTTGCTCGTTTAATTTGGTATATCCTTTTTGGCGTTGGTATTGCCATCCTAAGTTGTTAATATTATTAGTATTAATCAGAGCGATCGCCTGTACTTTAGGTTGATTATCTGCCAATACTTTTAGAGATTGACGAAGGTCATTATTTGATTTGATCTGGCTTAGGATTAAGGTACTGTGTTCAATTGCTTTTAGTTCGCCTTCAATTTCTTTGGTAATGGTATCAATCCGTGACTGGGCAATATCTAGCATCCACTTTTCCACAACACTTTGAATGATTAAGCGGGCGCTGGTGTAAGACAATCCATAAATAGCAATCGCCGCCACGACACAACCAAAGATTAAACGATAGGTAATACTTTTAAATTGGAATGAGGGAAAGGTAAATTTAGTCATCCTAATTTTAGTGTGAGCTTCTTAATAATCTTGTTTACTCAAAAGTTAGCGCAATATTTAGGCTCAAGTATTTTATTACGGTCAAGTCTAAATGGAATTAAAGTTGGGCAAGATCACTACGCAAGATCATTTGTAAAATTCTAAAAGTAAAACTCAAAAAGCTAGAAAAGTCTAATAATTTCCTCGGCAGGAACTGGGGGAGAGAAAAAGTATCCTTGGGCGCGATCGCAGCCTAACTTGCGTAAAATCTCTAACTGTCCTACGGTTTCTACACCTTCAGCAACGGTCTGCATATTAAGGTTTTGCGCCAACAGAATTACCGCTTTAACAATTTCCAGATTCTCTTTTTCTA
Encoded here:
- the ybeY gene encoding rRNA maturation RNase YbeY — encoded protein: MNPEIAQLDALDSIDIQPWQYWFQVWLNLLTPKVEITSTDYEASLLLTDDRSIQALNRQYRFQDRPTDVLAFAALETDVPALAMNLEPVYLGDIVISVPTAINQALERGHSTNWELVWLAAHGFLHLLGWDHPDAESLASMLAEQDLLLEAIAIAKNH
- a CDS encoding DUF3285 domain-containing protein, with the protein product MNIEPDSPTPVTPAPSYVKLAMRNMVKKRGTSIFHFLLTSVGLIAVLVALAVVFR
- the recF gene encoding DNA replication/repair protein RecF; the protein is MHINTLYLKQFRNYVDQVVRFTAPKTIILGNNAQGKSNLLEAIQLLSTLRSPRVSRDRDLVKDGEVSAEIKAICQRSLFEVEMVMRLRQEGRRSLILNGVNLSRHLEFLGHVNAVYFSSLDLELVRGSPECRRDWLDNVLIQLEPVYLSFLQQYNQILRQRNALLKGIRQGKLANDPEQLTAWNTQLVTTGTRLMRRRSRLIQRLTPLARTWHNSISGGQEWVDIVYTPKFEFNDADPVESIQAAFLEQLQGKAISEQQQGTSLVGPHRDEVSLRINHTPAKEYGSQGQQRTLVLALKLAELELIESVIGEPPLLLLDDVLAELDLQRQNCLLNAIGDRVQTIITSTHLSVFDGGWLNSAQILQVENGSVKLD
- a CDS encoding transglycosylase SLT domain-containing protein — its product is MKQIIRWSVLATSAALVVGGWSIYNSFNSPEVTKTNISEAATITPESPTFNLASGLPVSQRLLELERRSQASELSLDRSRSRYVLANIYLANRRPQVALALLNGLDQEYPILAEYISWKRSQALAMINPSQAKDSWNQILSTYPQGFAAAEALNALGRSSEVLAKFPSHPRSRSILKTELAKNPNRFELLTQMAVYFNDDPAIVPIFNRLITTYKSRLNPSQWSAIAKGYFERREYGKANLAYAGAEVDPDNLYLWGRSLQRANRPNDAKSIYSRLVQQFPTHPLAPRAVLRMIDIASAKNELPEVNRLSDRLVTIYPDTAAEGLLKKVNLLEKLGNNQATTTRNLILARYPQSNEAGILAWRSAQQLAKNRNYQGAIALSQKIITNNPQSEIAAEAGYWGGKWAKSLGDQSKANRLFQAVISKQPDSYFAWRSAVQLGWQVGDFTTLRNVSLPLNQPQFRQTLPAGSAVLQELYILGQDQDASDRWQFETRGKSLKTAKAIFTDGVLRVGVNDNLRGLRQIESMYWLDVTAQEKAEIKQILQQPTFRQSLYPLPYWEQITQWSSSNNLPVALVVGLIRQESRFESQIVSSSGAIGLMQIMPDTGAWISSKKKSPNYSLNNPAQNVEFGTWYLDYTHRKFGDNTMLAVASYNAGPGRVQQWVNAWGAIDPDEFVQRIPYDETKGYVERVLGNYWNYLRLYSPQIQQQITQTSAS
- a CDS encoding aspartate aminotransferase family protein, which encodes MTATLLQSLETPIVDSASDFDRYVMDTYARFPIALERGEGCKVWDTNGKEYLDFVAGIATCTLGHAHPAMIKAVTEQMQKLHHVSNLYYLAPQGDLAKWLVQNSCADKAFFCNSGAEANEGAIKLARKYAHTKLGIEDPVILTANASFHGRTLATITATGQPKYQKNFAPLVPGFDYIDYNDIAALEAAVTKYKGRLCAIMLEALQGEGGVRPGDRAYFQRIREICDEHKILLILDEVQVGMGRSGKLWGYENLGIQPDVFTTAKGLGGGIPIGAMLCKSSCDVFVPGDHASTFGGNPFACHVALTVCQTIVDDNLIANARERGQQLKSGLEAIAQKYPDKIETVRGWGLIVGLVIKESASLTSRDIVQGAIERGLLLVPAGLKVARFVPPLIVSAEEIDQAIAVIDQVLDSF
- a CDS encoding Uma2 family endonuclease gives rise to the protein MTIAIAPPELNLNILHQVWTPASWDSFLAISENPDYDKAKFYYYHGSYFLEMGVGSDHAFDNDFVGFLINLYCMIQKIPVKGFTNCSYRKQGIQECQPDSSYYLGDHYPKGSSVVNLDLVPPPDLVIEIADTSINSDLGIKRLLYEEMGVKEYWVVDVQSLKITAFRILGNLGSDRLSTSQVITGLPLVLLEEALQRSRDSNNAQVGAWFMEQIKT
- a CDS encoding STAS domain-containing protein produces the protein MALQIHTASADPQTVCLTLNGELDTITSPDLDKAVQSHLACPEVKILILDLQKLSYVSSAGLRIFAKTRKAVKSRGGKLFFTNLSPQVKKVFDIVKAVPLSEVFVNTQELDAYLAVMQSQAEDEEV
- a CDS encoding SpoIIE family protein phosphatase, which codes for MTKFTFPSFQFKSITYRLIFGCVVAAIAIYGLSYTSARLIIQSVVEKWMLDIAQSRIDTITKEIEGELKAIEHSTLILSQIKSNNDLRQSLKVLADNQPKVQAIALINTNNINNLGWQYQRQKGYTKLNEQEQLLWQNQCLFNKKEEHKLQPHWTAPHPLLNSQLSGVTYCVPITSGILAMEVNLDWITPLMQKYLTQPDEVNFLKLGETFVISPSNQWIVKPTTQIQNKTQNDLFKQISQQVPSVNWKVGVAFSNSELERFLQHYLWLAIASMSRDMVLMWVVIAMISRLTTRSLRALIDSTEAMAHGDLDTKLPPVTSVDEVGRLTQAFGRMQSSLLTHIQDLQETTAAKQKLESEITLAAEIQRTMLPRPSILGIPNAPYEISALLKPARIVGGDLYDFFLLGSDRLCLIIGDVAGKGFPAALMMACTVTLIRALTKTSSTPAEILHNVNRELCVDNNECQFVTLFCGVLDLHSGRFIYASAGHDAPLLIKNQQVTCLDLDTGSPLGLYEDAIFTQSECLLESNDLILLYTDGITEAMNSKGEIFTDERLIETIKFHLPSNPTRTIRTVQHFCDRFVGEAPQSDDMTLLVLQYLPLHPLLQENIMEWSLSINSELTDIEKLRQNLSQILAAAALTMESIEDAQLIAEEVVVNIIQYGYANSQGGHIDLQLELDAERLTMTFIDGGKPFNPITEIAAPDLNGDDDRRSQGGLGFFLVQQLSEKVNYIHENGKNILTVCQLIAKIP